The proteins below are encoded in one region of Ascaphus truei isolate aAscTru1 chromosome 10, aAscTru1.hap1, whole genome shotgun sequence:
- the DEPDC1 gene encoding DEP domain-containing protein 1A isoform X1, with amino-acid sequence MESRIVTPGPYRATKLWNEVTKYFRAGMPVRKHRQHFKSCRNCFTASEAIDWLHQLLKSNTNFGSEVTRQQTIQLLRKFLKNHVIEDLKGKWGSEDLDDNSNLYRFPSTSPIKTVPSRHPLWKRSSLENVFKERDGIFKMPHFSKRTPKKHDLLDSKEQENEMIEQMNEDKGQYTEHAKVLSKGDVEEIWGNITLIHLQKILALPSLEDVLNPAQIKPRHIMYNMTHTSKHGVVILQDKTDDLPHWVLSAMKCLANWPRNNMSQQTYAGFERDVFRTVADYFLSLTEPLLTFEYYELFVNILVVCGYLTIPHRHNGKRKLQREISGPQPSKTVHLSDVNSFKSTECLLLSLVRKDLSEEEDEKSVFSDLPKKDHILQKGCAKKTQQYNSRCRSASANDLIGGSCQNLSVSRGEVEASRKFGVRSCSVEGITNAVYSALNDGDIPQSYSPFPTRCATEEKCMHSGSNASSSTVEKEDLHNDYKISRSQSIGDCLGTCYSINAPVAEITIKPSQTAYCRVQKCVISLGQSEAAELDITVTKRLCQSAMELSDCSVPSTSLLPTSSQNCPGTQSLLQPHLHRVAIEALQLCCLLLPPPNRRRLQLLMRMISRMSENVDMPRLHDAMGTRSLMIQTFSRCVLCCAEEVDLDELLATRLVSFLMDHHQDILQVPCYLQTAVQDHIQYLQSVHVKQVIDGVSAYYFCKQISKQEFEEQRFATSQAAIVDLLESIVKDKNLGVKDRKKKLKQFQKEYPEIYQSRFPTTESEAKLFGDKPTIKQPMLVLRKPKFRSLRY; translated from the exons ATGGAGAGCCGCATTGTCACTCCCGGGCCGTACAGGGCCACCAAGCTG TGGAATGAAGTAACAAAGTACTTTCGGGCAGGGATGCCAGTAAGAAAACACCGACAACACTTCAAATCGTGTAGAAATTGCTTCACCGCATCAGAAGCAATAGATTGGCTCCATCAGCTGCTTAAGAGTAATACTAATTTTGGTTCTGAAGTTACAAGGCAGCAGACAATCCAGTTATTGAGAAAGTTCTTGAAGAACCATGTGATAGAAGATCTAAAAGGAAAATGGGGGTCTGAGGATCTGGATGACAATAGTAATCTCTACAG GTTTCCTTCTACCTCCCCAATAAAAACTGTCCCGAGTCGTCATCCATTGTGGAAAAGAAGCAGTTTGGAAAATGTCTTCAAAGAGCGAGACGGTATCTTCAAGATGCCACATTTCTCCAAGAGAACACCAAAGAAGCATGACTTGCTGGACTCCAAG GAGCAAGAAAACGAGATGATTGAGCAAATGAATGAGGATAAAGGACAATATACAGAGCATGCTAAAGTGCTAAGCAAAGGAGATGTAGAAGAAATCTGGGGAAACATTACTTTGATACA TCTTCAGAAAATCTTAGCATTGCCATCCCTGGAAGATGTATTAAATCCAGCTCAAATAAAACCTCGTCATATCATGTATAACATGACACACACAAGTAAACATGGAGTTGTTATTCTGCAAGACAAAACAG ATGACCTTCCTCATTGGGTTTTATCAGCTATGAAATGTCTCGCAAACT GGCCAAGAAATAATATGAGCCAGCAAACGTATGCTGGGTTTGAACGTGATGTGTTCAGGACTGTTGCTGACTATTTTCTAAgtctcactgagcctttacttaCTTTTGAGTATTATGAGCTTTTTGTTAATATTTTAG TTGTATGTGGCTACCTAACGATTCCTCACAGGCATAACGGGAAGCGTAAACTTCAGAGGGAGATATCTGGTCCACAGCCATCAAAAACAGTACACTTAAGTGATGTTAATTCTTTCAAGTCAACAGAATGTCTTCTTCTAAGCTTGGTACGGAAAGACCTCAGTGAAGAGGAGGATGAAAAAAGTGTATTCTCTGATCTCCCCAAAAAAGACCATATCCTTCAGAAGGGATGTGCAAAGAAAACACAGCAATATAATTCTCGCTGTAGAAGTGCCAGTGCCAATGACCTCATAGGAGGCAGTTGCCAAAATCTTTCTGTTTCCAGGGGTGAAGTTGAAGCCTCACGCAAATTCGGGGTGCGGAGTTGCTCTGTGGAAGGAATAACCAATGCAGTTTATTCAGCGTTAAATGATGGTGACATTCCACAATCCTATTCTCCATTTCCTACACGCTGTGCTACTGAAGAGAAATGCATGCACTCTGGCAGTAACGCTTCCAGTAGCACAGTTGAAAAGGAAGATTTGCATAATGATTACAAGATTTCTAGATCCCAAAGCATAGGAGATTGCCTTGGGACTTGTTATAGTATAAATGCACCAGTTGCTGAGATCACTATAAAACCAAGCCAAACTGCTTACTGTAGAGTGCAAAAATGTGTGATTTCTCTCGGGCAAAGTGAGGCTGCAGAATTGGACATCACAGTAACAAAACGATTGTGTCAGAGTGCAATGGAACTTTCAGATTGCTCTGTTCCTTCAACCTCTTTACTGCCAACTTCTTCCCAAAACTGCCCTGGCACGCAAA GTTTGTTGCAGCCTCATTTACACAGGGTTGCGATAGAAGCCTTGCAACTCTGCTGCTTGCTGCTTCCACCGCCAAATCGAAGAAGGCTTCAGCTGTTGATGCGCATGATCTCCCGCATGAGTGAGAACGTGGATATGCCACGGCTTCACGATGCCATGGGAACCCGATCATTG ATGATTCAGACGTTTTCCCGATGCGTGTTGTGCTGTGCTGAAGAAGTGGATTTGGATGAGTTGCTGGCTACAAGACTGGTGTCCTTCCTTATGGATCATCACCAAGATATTCTTCAAGTACCCTGTTATTTGCAGACCGCTGTCCAGGATCATATACAATATCTTCAAAGCGTTCAT GTTAAACAGGTGATTGACGGCGTGTCTGCTTATTACTTCTGTAAGCAGATAAGTAAACAAGAGTTTGAAGAGCAAAGATTTGCTACCTCACAAGCTGCAATTGTGGATCTTTTAGAAAGCATCGTGAAAGACAAGAACCTGGGAGttaaagacagaaaaaaaaagCTAAAGCAG TTTCAGAAAGAATATCCTGAAATATACCAAAGCCGTTTCCCGACCACCGAAAGCGAAGCAAAACTTTTTGGAGACAAACCTACAATCAAACAACCAATGTTGGTTTTAAGAAAGCCAAAGTTTCGAAGCTTGAGATATTAG
- the DEPDC1 gene encoding DEP domain-containing protein 1A isoform X2: protein MESRIVTPGPYRATKLWNEVTKYFRAGMPVRKHRQHFKSCRNCFTASEAIDWLHQLLKSNTNFGSEVTRQQTIQLLRKFLKNHVIEDLKGKWGSEDLDDNSNLYRFPSTSPIKTVPSRHPLWKRSSLENVFKERDGIFKMPHFSKRTPKKHDLLDSKEQENEMIEQMNEDKGQYTEHAKVLSKGDVEEIWGNITLIHLQKILALPSLEDVLNPAQIKPRHIMYNMTHTSKHGVVILQDKTDDLPHWVLSAMKCLANWPRNNMSQQTYAGFERDVFRTVADYFLSLTEPLLTFEYYELFVNILGLLQPHLHRVAIEALQLCCLLLPPPNRRRLQLLMRMISRMSENVDMPRLHDAMGTRSLMIQTFSRCVLCCAEEVDLDELLATRLVSFLMDHHQDILQVPCYLQTAVQDHIQYLQSVHVKQVIDGVSAYYFCKQISKQEFEEQRFATSQAAIVDLLESIVKDKNLGVKDRKKKLKQFQKEYPEIYQSRFPTTESEAKLFGDKPTIKQPMLVLRKPKFRSLRY from the exons ATGGAGAGCCGCATTGTCACTCCCGGGCCGTACAGGGCCACCAAGCTG TGGAATGAAGTAACAAAGTACTTTCGGGCAGGGATGCCAGTAAGAAAACACCGACAACACTTCAAATCGTGTAGAAATTGCTTCACCGCATCAGAAGCAATAGATTGGCTCCATCAGCTGCTTAAGAGTAATACTAATTTTGGTTCTGAAGTTACAAGGCAGCAGACAATCCAGTTATTGAGAAAGTTCTTGAAGAACCATGTGATAGAAGATCTAAAAGGAAAATGGGGGTCTGAGGATCTGGATGACAATAGTAATCTCTACAG GTTTCCTTCTACCTCCCCAATAAAAACTGTCCCGAGTCGTCATCCATTGTGGAAAAGAAGCAGTTTGGAAAATGTCTTCAAAGAGCGAGACGGTATCTTCAAGATGCCACATTTCTCCAAGAGAACACCAAAGAAGCATGACTTGCTGGACTCCAAG GAGCAAGAAAACGAGATGATTGAGCAAATGAATGAGGATAAAGGACAATATACAGAGCATGCTAAAGTGCTAAGCAAAGGAGATGTAGAAGAAATCTGGGGAAACATTACTTTGATACA TCTTCAGAAAATCTTAGCATTGCCATCCCTGGAAGATGTATTAAATCCAGCTCAAATAAAACCTCGTCATATCATGTATAACATGACACACACAAGTAAACATGGAGTTGTTATTCTGCAAGACAAAACAG ATGACCTTCCTCATTGGGTTTTATCAGCTATGAAATGTCTCGCAAACT GGCCAAGAAATAATATGAGCCAGCAAACGTATGCTGGGTTTGAACGTGATGTGTTCAGGACTGTTGCTGACTATTTTCTAAgtctcactgagcctttacttaCTTTTGAGTATTATGAGCTTTTTGTTAATATTTTAG GTTTGTTGCAGCCTCATTTACACAGGGTTGCGATAGAAGCCTTGCAACTCTGCTGCTTGCTGCTTCCACCGCCAAATCGAAGAAGGCTTCAGCTGTTGATGCGCATGATCTCCCGCATGAGTGAGAACGTGGATATGCCACGGCTTCACGATGCCATGGGAACCCGATCATTG ATGATTCAGACGTTTTCCCGATGCGTGTTGTGCTGTGCTGAAGAAGTGGATTTGGATGAGTTGCTGGCTACAAGACTGGTGTCCTTCCTTATGGATCATCACCAAGATATTCTTCAAGTACCCTGTTATTTGCAGACCGCTGTCCAGGATCATATACAATATCTTCAAAGCGTTCAT GTTAAACAGGTGATTGACGGCGTGTCTGCTTATTACTTCTGTAAGCAGATAAGTAAACAAGAGTTTGAAGAGCAAAGATTTGCTACCTCACAAGCTGCAATTGTGGATCTTTTAGAAAGCATCGTGAAAGACAAGAACCTGGGAGttaaagacagaaaaaaaaagCTAAAGCAG TTTCAGAAAGAATATCCTGAAATATACCAAAGCCGTTTCCCGACCACCGAAAGCGAAGCAAAACTTTTTGGAGACAAACCTACAATCAAACAACCAATGTTGGTTTTAAGAAAGCCAAAGTTTCGAAGCTTGAGATATTAG